From the Streptomyces sp. NBC_00390 genome, the window CAGGTGGCGGGCAGAGCGTTGGGGTAGCCCGCGATCCAGCCGACCGCACCGGCCGCGGCCAGCTCCAGCAGGACGTCGTCGGCGCCGGCCAGCAGGTCGAGGGAGGGGGCGAGTTCGGCGAGCTCGTAGGCACGGCGGACATCGCCGCTGAACTCCTTGACGGCCACGATGCTGCCCTCGTGATGAAGGCGGGCAAGCAGGGCGGGGGTCAGGTCGACCCTGGTGTCGTGGGGGTTGTTGTACGCGACGACGGGCAGACCGCACCGGGCGACCTCGGCATAGTGGGCGAGGACCGCCCGTTCGTCCGCACGGTAGGCGTTGGGCGGCAGCAGCAGTACGGAACCGGCGCCGGCCTCGGCGGCCTGGTCGGCGAAGCGGCGGGCCTGGGCACTGCCGTAGGCGGACACGCCGGGCATCACCCGGGCCCCGTCGCCGGCGGCCTCGACCGCGGTGCGCACGACCTCGGCCCGTTCCTCGTCCGTGAGGGTCTGGTACTCGCCGAGGGAGCCGTTGGGGACGACGCCGTCGCAGCCGTTGGCGATGAGCCAGGCGACATGCTCGGCGTAGGCGTCGTGATCGACGGAGAGGTCGTCACGCAGGGGCAGGGCGGTGGCGACCATGATGCCGTGCCAGGGACGGGTTCGAGGTGCGAGTGCCATGGGACTCCTACCGTGAGGTGTGACATTTTACTGAGCGGCGCGATGCGGCGGCAAGGGTCGTACGCCCTCGCAGGCCGGCCTCCTGAGGGAACGTCAGTGACCGGGGCTTCAGTTCGGTTGGTCGGCGGGATCTGCGAGGTTGTCGGCATCAGCGAGGTCGGCGAGATGACTCAGCGGCACCGGGCAGGACAGGGG encodes:
- a CDS encoding dihydrodipicolinate synthase family protein, whose product is MALAPRTRPWHGIMVATALPLRDDLSVDHDAYAEHVAWLIANGCDGVVPNGSLGEYQTLTDEERAEVVRTAVEAAGDGARVMPGVSAYGSAQARRFADQAAEAGAGSVLLLPPNAYRADERAVLAHYAEVARCGLPVVAYNNPHDTRVDLTPALLARLHHEGSIVAVKEFSGDVRRAYELAELAPSLDLLAGADDVLLELAAAGAVGWIAGYPNALPATCATLYHAAVTRDLQTALPLYSSLHPLLRWDTRTEFVQAIKLSMDLAGRSGGPCRPPRLPLEAEQEAAVRAATEKALAAGHM